A DNA window from Malus domestica chromosome 12, GDT2T_hap1 contains the following coding sequences:
- the LOC139190076 gene encoding uncharacterized protein, giving the protein MPPRRERRESRRTSESNFPDITQLGEAMAQALQNVIRPPPPPRTPLETMYNLKLDRFMGNESHEGAEKWLDHIEKTFQVMQSQGNLPANRWVETTTWFLGREPAAWWINQARYMSPETAADWKVFKEHFMKRFVPPEYIDRKKQEFTRLKQRNMSAHEYYRKFTDLSRYDTDTAGNQGEMLRRFKLGSKKKWRTFANALPCADYHEYFEILVRMEDSDNLPDSEDDEDKNEGQKKNDKGKGISIPGPRQTQSFKKSGASSSSSSGGYSFTSPRRGGGRFSGGPRFQGQRDAGGSGAPWCRRCNFRHHGECRRGTGACFTCGQMGHRASQCHQGQQRPQQTTIPPPAPVQQNLGPGGYGQPSRGGAYHYQGDAAPYAPGPYQYSQEPYSQAGYSQDFGGYSSYSSMPAGESQWHQGGQPRQGEVATGGAGSSRQPSQPGQGRNPRGRGNQGNRGRGGRQQAQGRINHISLQEAQNHPDLIMGTLNVLGHFAKVLIDCGATHSVIFHTFVQITQPHPSPLGFDLEFAMPRGDKCYVDSVYLGCPVMVEGVIMSADLIPLDIVDFDVILGADWLHHNRAHIDCYGKSVTFYRPGLPEVTFVGERSGVRHGVISAIRARKLLSKGCQGYLAHVVLNDVAPTSIEEVGVVRHYSDVFPDDLPGLPPDREVEFSIDLLPGTDPISLTPYRMAPAELRELKIQLQELLDKGFIQPSSSPWGAPVLFVKKKDGTLRLCIDYRQLNRVTIKNRYPLPRIDDLFDQLKGACVFSKIDLRSGYYQLKIKEDDVPKTAFRTRYGHYEFSVMPFGLTNAPAAFMRLMNEVFQKYLDKFVIVFIDDILVYSKSQADHIRHLNLVLRKLREHQLYAKFSKCQFWLTEVAFLGHVVSAQGIQVDPQKIAAVENWEQPRTVTEVRSFLGLAGYYRRFVQDFSMIALPLTKLTRKDVKFEWDENCERSFQQLKYCLTHAPVLVLPDDSGNFEIYSDASLNGLGCVLMQHNKVIAYASRQLKNHERNYPTHDLELAAIVFALKIWRHYLYGEKCKIFTDHKSLQYLFTQHDLNLRQRRWMELLSDYDCSIEYHPGRANVVADALSRKPQGRLNALYASRVPLLAELRATGVRLEWENQGGAFLASFQVRPVLVERILASQMVDEEIQELVQLRSEGKKKDLRIRESDGMLMQEDRMYVPNNEELKKEILDEAHCSAYAMHPGGTKMYHTIRPFYYWPGMKREIAEYVSRCII; this is encoded by the coding sequence atgccgcctcgtagagagcgtaGGGAGTCCCGCCGTACTTCTGAATCTAATTTTCCGGATATTACTCAGTTAGGGGAAGCGATGGCCCAGGCTTTACAGAATGTGATtcgtcctccccctcctccgaGGACACCTCTGGAGACCATGTACAACTTGAAGTTAGATCGGTTTATGGGTAATGAAAGTCATGAGGGGGCAGAGAAATGGCTTGATCATATTGAGAAAACTTtccaggtgatgcagagtcaggggaatctcCCTGCTAATAGGTGGGTGGAGACCACCACTTGGTTTTTGGGTCGTGAACCAGCAGCATGGTGGATAAATCAGGCTAGGTACATGTCACCTGAGACGGCAGCCGACTGGAAAGTATTCAAGGAGCATTTTATGAAGAGATTcgttcctcctgagtatattgACCGTAAGAAGCAGGAATTCACCAGGTTGAAACAGAGAAATATGTCGGCACATGAATATTATAGAAAatttactgatttgtctcgcTATGACactgatacagctggtaatcagggaGAGATGCTTCGACGTTTCAAGTTGGGATCTAAGAAGAAGTGGCGTACCTTTGCCAATGCACTCCCCTGCGCTGATTAtcatgagtatttcgagattcTGGTTAGGATGGAGGACTCTGATAATCTTCCTGACAGTGAGGATGACGAGGACAAGAATGAGGGTCAGAAGAAGAATGACAAAGGTAAGGGTATTTCTATTCCGGGACCTCGACAGACACAGAGTTTTAAGAAGAGTGGAGCGAGTTCGAGCTCTTCTAGTGGGGGATATAGTTTTACTAGCCCGAGGAGAGGTGGTGGAAGATTTTCTGGTGGACCCAGATTTCAGGGTCAGAGGGATGCTGGTGGATCTGGCGCTCCATGGTGCCGCCGTTGTAACTTCCGTCACCATGGTGAGTGTAGGAGAGGTACTGGTGCCTGCTTTACGTGTGGGCAGATGGGACATCGGGCTTCTCAGTGCCACCAGGGTCAACAGAGACCACAGCAGACCACTATACCACCTCCAGCACCAGTTCAGCAGAATTTGGGACCGGGTGGTTATGGCCAGCCgagtcgtggtggtgcttaccactatcagggGGATGCTGCTCCGTATGCTCCCGGACCTTATCAGTATTCCCAGGAGCCTTACTCTCAGGCTGGATATTCTCAGGATTTTGGAGGTTATTCATCTTATTCCTCTATGCCAGCTGGTGAATCGCAGTGGCATCAGGGAGGCCAGCCCCGTCAGGGGGAAGTTGCTACTGGTGGTGCAGGATCATCCAGGCAGCCTAGTCAGCCAGGCCAGGGACGTAATCCTCGGGGACGAGGTAATCAGGGCAATAGAGGCCGAGGTGGACGACAGCAGGCTCAGGGGCGAATTAATCATATTTCTTTGCAGGaggctcagaaccatccagacttgattatgggtacgttgaatgttcttggtcattttgctaaggttttgattgattgtggtgctacgcactcTGTGATTTTTCATACGTTTGTTCAAATAACCCAACCtcacccttcacctctaggatttgatttagagtttgccatgcctagagGAGATAAATGTTATGTGGATAGTGTGTATctggggtgtccagtgatggttgaGGGCGTGATTATGTCCGCTGATCTTattccgttagatattgtggattttgatgtgattttaggggccGATTGGTTACACcataatcgtgcccatattgattgttatggtaaatcagttactttttatcgtcctggattacccgaggttacttttgtgggcgagagaagtggggtgagacatggagttatttctgccataagGGCGAGGAAATTATTATCgaagggttgtcagggatatttggcacaTGTGGTATTAAATGATGTTGCTCCTACTAGTATAGAAGAAGTTGGTGTGGTCAGACATTATTCGGATGTATTCCCTGATGATTTGCCGGGATTACCACCAGACAGGGAGGTGGAAttctctattgatttgcttccaggtacggaccCTATATCtctgactccttatagaatggctcctgctgagttGAGGGAATTAAAAATccagttgcaagaattacttgataaaggttttattcaacctagttctTCACCTTGGGGTGCCCCAGTATTATTTGTGAAGAAGAAGGATGGAACTCTTCGATTGtgtattgattatagacaattgaaccgggtaacgattaaaaaccgttatccattgcctcgcattgatgatttgttcgatcagctgaaaggtgcatgtgtattttctaagattgatttgagatctggatattatcaattgaagattaaagaaGATGATGTACCTAAGACGGCTTTCCGAACTCGGTACGGACATTACGAATTTTCGGTTATGCCGTTtgggttgactaatgcacctgcagcttttatgagattaatgaatgaggtattccagaaatatcttgataaatttgttattgtttttattgatgatattctggtatactctaagtcccaAGCAGATCATATCCGACACCTTAATTTGGTgttaaggaaattaagggagcatcagttgtatgccaagttcagtaaatgtcagttttggttgactgaagtggcatttttggggcatgttgtatcagctcaaggtattcaagttgatcctcaaaagattgcagcagtggagaattgggagcaacctcgaaccgtcacggAGGTACGAAGCTTTCTTGgcttagcaggttattatcgacggttcgTTCAGGATTtctctatgattgctttacCGTTGACAAAgttgaccaggaaggatgttaaatttgagtgggatgagaattgtgagcgGAGTTTTCAACAATTGAagtattgcctcactcatgcaccgGTGTTGGTACTTCCCGACGATAGCGGTAATTTTGAGATATATAGTGATGCTTCAttaaatggtttgggatgtgttttgatgcagcataataaggtgattgcctatgcttctaggcagttgaaaaatcatgaaaggaactatcctactcacgatcttgaattggcagcaattgtttttgctttgaaaatttggaggcattatttgtatggtgagaagtgtaagatcttcactgatcacAAGAGTCTTCAATATTTgtttactcagcatgatcttaatcttcgtcagcgaaggtggatggaattgctaagtgattatgattgttcTATTGAATACCATCCAGGTCGTGCTAATGTAGTAGcggatgcactgagtaggaaaccaCAAGGTAGACTTAATGCCCTATATGCtagtcgtgttcctcttcttgctgaacTGAGGGCAACTGGAGTAAGATTGGAGTGGGAGAATCAAGGTGGAGCatttcttgctagttttcaagtcaggccagttttggtgGAGCGTATACTTGCATCTCAAATggtggatgaagaaattcaGGAGTTGGTTCAGTTAAgaagtgaagggaaaaagaaagacctcagaatTCGGGAATCAGATGGTATGCTCATGCAAGAAGACAGAATGTATGttccgaataatgaggaattgaagaaggaaattctggatgaagcacattgttcagcttatgcgatgcatccgggaggaacaaaaatgtatcataccattcgaccattttattattggccgggtatgaaaagagaaattgcagaatatgtgAGCAGGTGTATTATTTGA